In the Populus trichocarpa isolate Nisqually-1 chromosome 1, P.trichocarpa_v4.1, whole genome shotgun sequence genome, one interval contains:
- the LOC7467663 gene encoding cytochrome P450 724B1 isoform X1 codes for MAEFSSIGLALILGLVLALFLLRFFSRQNHKNLPNGSMGFPFVGETLSLLKPHSSNSMGTFLQERVSRYGKVFKSHLFGSPAIVSCDHELNMFILQNEERLFEASYPKAMHDILGKFSLLVISGDLHRKLRNFVVTFNTVSKSSPRFLNFAENLAITMLESWKGCKEIDFLKDIRKFTLSLMVKSVLSIEPEEPRALKILDDFRTYMKGFVSLPLNFPGSSYSKAVKARTRLASTMKGIINEREKEKVGLITGDFLDVILSKRGILTDGQIVSVALDILLGGYETTSILIALIVYFLGHVPKAFQTLKEEHDAIRKSKQAGEPLDMEDYRKMEFTKNVIYESMRCGNVVKFLHRKAIQDVKYKEYFIPSGWKVIPVLSGPHLDPSLHESPLKFNPWRWKNQETRKTVMPFGGGPRLCPGAELAKVEIAFFLHHLVLNYRWKVKEDDFPVAYPYVEFRRGLLLEVEPAQEEFRK; via the exons ATGGCTGAGTTTTCGTCCATTGGATTAGCTCTCATTTTAGGACTAGTTTTGGCTTTATTTCTTTTACGCTTTTTCTCaagacaaaatcataaaaatttacCTAATGGTAGCATGGGATTTCCCTTTGTAGGGGAAACTCTTTCCTTACTGAAGCCTCATTCATCAAACTCAATGGGAACCTTCCTGCAAGAACGTGTTTCCAG ATATGGGAAAGTTTTCAAATCACATCTATTTGGTTCTCCAGCCATAGTTTCTTGCGACCATGAGCTCAACATGTTTATCCTTCAAAATGAAGAGAGGTTATTCGAAGCCAGCTACCCCAAGGCCATGCACGATATTCTTGGAAAATTCTCATTACTTGTTATCTCCGGAGACCTCCATAGGAAGTTAAGAAATTTTGTTGTCACCTTCAACACAGTGTCCAAGTCATCCCCAAGATTCCTTAATTTTGCAGAAAATCTAGCAATCACAATGCTGGAGTCATGGAAAGGCTGTAAAGAAATCGACTTCCTTAAAGATATCAGAAAG TTTACACTTAGTCTCATGGTGAAGAGCGTTTTGAGTATTGAACCGGAAGAACCAAGAGCCTTGAAGATATTAGATGATTTTCGAACTTACATGAAAGGCTTTGTGTCTTTGCCATTAAACTTCCCTGGATCATCTTATTCCAAAGCTGTAAAG GCAAGAACAAGACTTGCTTCCACCATGAAAGGGATTATTAATGAAAGGGAAAAGGAGAAGGTGGGGCTTATTACAGGAGACTTCTTAGACGTGATTTTGTCAAAACGAGGGATTCTAACCGATGGACAGATTGTTAGCGTGGCGTTGGACATCTTGCTAGGTGGCTATGAGACAACCTCCATACTTATAGCCTTAATTGTTTACTTTCTTGGGCATGTACCGAAGGCTTTTCAGACCTTAAAG gaAGAACATGACGCAATTAGAAAAAGTAAACAGGCGGGGGAACCCTTGGACATGGAAGATTACAGGAAAATGGAGTTCACGAAAAAT GTTATATATGAGTCTATGAGATGCGGGAATGTGGTAAAATTCTTACACCGTAAAGCTATTCAAGATGTCAAATACAAAG AATACTTCATTCCATCCGGTTGGAAGGTTATACCTGTGTTATCCGGCCCACATCTTGATCCATCCCTTCATGAAAGTCCTTTGAAATTCAATCCCTGGAGATGGAAA AATCAAGAGACTAGGAAAACAGTGATGCCATTTGGTGGTGGACCACGGTTATGTCCAGGAGCCGAACTTGCCAAAGTGGAGATAGCATTTTTCCTTCATCATCTTGTCCTTAATTATAG
- the LOC7467663 gene encoding cytochrome P450 724B1 isoform X2 has protein sequence MGTFLQERVSRYGKVFKSHLFGSPAIVSCDHELNMFILQNEERLFEASYPKAMHDILGKFSLLVISGDLHRKLRNFVVTFNTVSKSSPRFLNFAENLAITMLESWKGCKEIDFLKDIRKFTLSLMVKSVLSIEPEEPRALKILDDFRTYMKGFVSLPLNFPGSSYSKAVKARTRLASTMKGIINEREKEKVGLITGDFLDVILSKRGILTDGQIVSVALDILLGGYETTSILIALIVYFLGHVPKAFQTLKEEHDAIRKSKQAGEPLDMEDYRKMEFTKNVIYESMRCGNVVKFLHRKAIQDVKYKEYFIPSGWKVIPVLSGPHLDPSLHESPLKFNPWRWKNQETRKTVMPFGGGPRLCPGAELAKVEIAFFLHHLVLNYRWKVKEDDFPVAYPYVEFRRGLLLEVEPAQEEFRK, from the exons ATGGGAACCTTCCTGCAAGAACGTGTTTCCAG ATATGGGAAAGTTTTCAAATCACATCTATTTGGTTCTCCAGCCATAGTTTCTTGCGACCATGAGCTCAACATGTTTATCCTTCAAAATGAAGAGAGGTTATTCGAAGCCAGCTACCCCAAGGCCATGCACGATATTCTTGGAAAATTCTCATTACTTGTTATCTCCGGAGACCTCCATAGGAAGTTAAGAAATTTTGTTGTCACCTTCAACACAGTGTCCAAGTCATCCCCAAGATTCCTTAATTTTGCAGAAAATCTAGCAATCACAATGCTGGAGTCATGGAAAGGCTGTAAAGAAATCGACTTCCTTAAAGATATCAGAAAG TTTACACTTAGTCTCATGGTGAAGAGCGTTTTGAGTATTGAACCGGAAGAACCAAGAGCCTTGAAGATATTAGATGATTTTCGAACTTACATGAAAGGCTTTGTGTCTTTGCCATTAAACTTCCCTGGATCATCTTATTCCAAAGCTGTAAAG GCAAGAACAAGACTTGCTTCCACCATGAAAGGGATTATTAATGAAAGGGAAAAGGAGAAGGTGGGGCTTATTACAGGAGACTTCTTAGACGTGATTTTGTCAAAACGAGGGATTCTAACCGATGGACAGATTGTTAGCGTGGCGTTGGACATCTTGCTAGGTGGCTATGAGACAACCTCCATACTTATAGCCTTAATTGTTTACTTTCTTGGGCATGTACCGAAGGCTTTTCAGACCTTAAAG gaAGAACATGACGCAATTAGAAAAAGTAAACAGGCGGGGGAACCCTTGGACATGGAAGATTACAGGAAAATGGAGTTCACGAAAAAT GTTATATATGAGTCTATGAGATGCGGGAATGTGGTAAAATTCTTACACCGTAAAGCTATTCAAGATGTCAAATACAAAG AATACTTCATTCCATCCGGTTGGAAGGTTATACCTGTGTTATCCGGCCCACATCTTGATCCATCCCTTCATGAAAGTCCTTTGAAATTCAATCCCTGGAGATGGAAA AATCAAGAGACTAGGAAAACAGTGATGCCATTTGGTGGTGGACCACGGTTATGTCCAGGAGCCGAACTTGCCAAAGTGGAGATAGCATTTTTCCTTCATCATCTTGTCCTTAATTATAG